From a single Candidatus Izimaplasma bacterium HR1 genomic region:
- the ribU gene encoding Riboflavin transporter RibU, with translation MKRSKVLQITVIANLTALAVLFYFFPKFPLPFFPGFLEIQFSNLPAIIGGYALGPIAGGAIVVIRTLIKLPFSTTAYVGELVDLLIGLSTVLTSAYIYKRNRTLKGALLGMGVGTIVWVVVAVAANYFFVIDFYVEFFFNGAIEPLVGMASMIPGITAENFMSKYILYAAIPFNLLLSVIVYSVTFLVYKRISHFIDELAKRFQK, from the coding sequence ATGAAAAGAAGCAAAGTTTTACAAATTACGGTGATTGCGAACCTAACTGCACTAGCAGTTCTATTCTATTTCTTTCCAAAGTTCCCTTTACCATTCTTCCCCGGATTTCTAGAAATCCAGTTTTCAAATCTACCTGCAATTATAGGTGGATATGCACTTGGTCCTATTGCCGGTGGTGCAATTGTAGTTATTAGAACATTAATTAAATTACCTTTCTCAACAACAGCATATGTTGGAGAACTAGTTGATTTACTTATTGGTCTATCTACTGTTTTAACTTCAGCGTACATCTATAAGCGTAATCGTACTTTAAAAGGGGCATTACTAGGTATGGGTGTTGGTACAATTGTATGGGTTGTAGTAGCAGTAGCAGCAAACTATTTCTTTGTTATTGATTTCTACGTTGAATTTTTCTTCAACGGCGCAATCGAACCACTTGTTGGAATGGCTAGTATGATCCCAGGAATTACAGCAGAAAACTTTATGAGTAAGTATATCTTATATGCAGCTATTCCGTTTAACTTACTATTAAGTGTTATTGTCTATAGTGTGACATTCTTAGTCTATAAACGTATTTCACACTTCATTGATGAATTAGCAAAAAGATTTCAAAAGTAA